The genomic region CTGATAGCCACCATCGTCATTGCGAGGAGCTCTTGCGACGAAGCAATCCAGACTTTCTCCACCGAAAGATCCTGGATTGCTTCGCTGCGCTCGCAATGACGGAGCAAGTTGAATCAGCGGAACCCAACAACAATGAAAAACACCCCGTTCGATCTCACCGGCAAGGTCGCCGTGGTCACCGGCTCCAGCCGCGGCATCGGCCGCTCCTCCGCCGAGCTGCTCGCCAAGTTAGGGGCCAAGGTCGTGGTCTCCTCGCGCAAGGCGGAGGCCTGCAAGGAGGTCGCCGACGGCATCAATGCCGCTGGCGGCGAGGCAACAGTCGTCCCCTGCAACATCGCGCGCAAGGCCGAGGTCGAGGCGCTGATCGCGGGTGCCACCAAGCATTACGGCAAGATCGACATCCTGGTCTGCAACGCCGCGGTCAATCCTTATTACGGCCCGCTGCTCGACATCACCGACGAAGCCTTCGACAAGATCATGGGCTCGAACGTCAAGAGCAACATCTGGCTCTCTGCGCTCGCGATTCCGCAAATGGCCGAGCGCGGCAACGGCTCGGTGATCATCATCTCCTCGA from Bradyrhizobium sp. CB1015 harbors:
- a CDS encoding SDR family NAD(P)-dependent oxidoreductase, with amino-acid sequence MKNTPFDLTGKVAVVTGSSRGIGRSSAELLAKLGAKVVVSSRKAEACKEVADGINAAGGEATVVPCNIARKAEVEALIAGATKHYGKIDILVCNAAVNPYYGPLLDITDEAFDKIMGSNVKSNIWLSALAIPQMAERGNGSVIIISSIGGLRGSTVIGAYGISKAADFALCRSLAGEWGPKGVRVNCIAPGLVKTDFARALWEDEANLKRRTATTPLRRIGEPDEIAGAVAYLASDASSFMTGQTIVIDGGVTTAAV